The DNA window ATgctggagtttttttttaaattgtggtaaaatactcaTGTTTCACCACACATAATGTCCTAAagtttcatctgtgttgtagcatgtaccatGCTACAAGGGAGGTATGtatgtaccatattttctttatctgttcatccattgatggacattttgacTGCTTCCACCTTTGGTTATTGTGAACAATagtgctatgaacatggatgtacaaccAGCTCTTCAAGACCCTACCTTCAATTCTCTTGGTTTTACACCCTGCtgtggactgaactgtgtccccctaaaattcatatgttgaagccctaacttccaatgtgactgtatttggagataggatctttaggaggtaattaaggttaaatgaggtcataagggtggggtcctgatcccataggactggtagtcttataagaagaagaagagagatctCTCCCCCTCACCCATGTGCATGCACCAAGGAAAGGCCTTGTGAGGATATAACAAGAAGACAGCTGTCTCCAAGTCGGGGAGAGAGTATTCACCAGACACTGCTTTGACTGGAATCTCAATCTTGGacgtctagcctccagaactgtgagaaagtaaatttctcttgtttaagccacccagcctctggtgttttgttatggcagcctaagCTGACTAACACATACCCataagtggaattgttgggtcatatggtaattctataattttttttgagaGCCCGCCACgctgttttccagaatggctgcaccattttgcattcccaccaacatggAGCTGACTTTTGAATAAAAGGTAAGAGGGGATGGGGACAGAGACGAGCACctgaggaagcagagagacctTGAAGGAACAGTACATGTGGCCGCATCAAAGACAGGAGGGACGGCGGGGATGAGCCTGAAGCAGTGGGCAGGAGGCAGGTCCCctaaagtttgcttttttttttttttttaattacttttgattctatttggtttttttgggttttttttaaaattaattaattaattaatttatggctctgttgggtctttgtttctgtgcgagggctttctctagttgtggcaggtgggggccactcttcatcgcggtgcgcgggcctctcactatcgcggcctctcttgttgcggagcacaggctccagacgcgcaggctcagtagttgtggctcacgggcctagtcgctccgcggcatgtgggatcttcccagaccagggctcgaacccgtgtcccctgcattggcaggcagattctcaaccactgcgccaccagagaagcccctaaaGTTTGCTTTTTATACTGAAATCCATGGAGAGTTCCGAGCGATTTAGAAGTGGTGAGGCTGGGGTGGTGATGAGGGCTGGCATCATCAGATCTGCTTCCCACAAAGGCCACTGAATGCGGAAGATGCGTTAGACACAGAAGGACCATTAGTGGAATTCAGGGAAGCAGTGACAAGAGCCTGAAAAACAGTGTTGGGGATGAGTGCCTCAGAAGGGTGCGGGGTAGGTTAAACCGCAGGCTCGGAAACAGAGAGGCTGGGTTTTAGGATGACTTCCCTGGCAGGCACGACACTAAGGTGGCCCCCGTGATTCCCTGATGTTCATGTCCTGTGTAATCTCCTCCCCGAGTGGGGCAGCACCTGTGACTCGCCTCTAGGCAACAGAACAAGGCAAAGGAGGagggattttgcagatgaaaCGCAGCTCCAAAGCAGTTCATTTTGAGTTCATCAAGAGGGAGAGAGTTCATCAGGTCAAAACCCTTAAGAGGGACCAGGCCCTTCCTGTTGTGAAAGACAGTCCTATGGGCTTGATGACATACACAGTCATGCTAGAGAAACCCACACGCCAGGACCTGTGGGTGGCCTCCGGCCAACGGTCAGAAAAAGCAGTCAGACAATCGCAAGGATatgaattctgccaataaccCGAGGGAGCTTGGAAGCAGCTCCTTCCCCAGGGTTGCCTCCGGGTAAGAACGCAGTCCATccacaccttgattgcagccttgtcaGACGCTGGGGAGGGGACCCAGCTCAGCCATGTCCAGACTTCTAACCTAGAAAACtgccagataataaatatgtgttgcttTAAGCTGTCATGATTATAGTAAAGAGTTATGGAACAAGAGACAACTAATACAATCTCCAAGGTTCCCGGGGGGGCCACCCTAGGAAACAGTGGGGGAGCTGGAGGAGGTGATGACAGTCGCAGCTAGCACTTACGGAGtacttactatgtggcaggccCTGTATTAAGATTTCATGCAGCTGATTTATTACCCACAACAGTCAATTGTGTTAATTGACCATTGTACAAGGGAGTCCCCTTCTTAAGAGAGGGAGGCAGGCCAACCCATGTTTGGCAGTATACAGCCTCTATTCCTTCCTCTCCAAACCCAGGCAAACAATTCCCAATCAGAAAGCATCTGATTTCTGCTTTAGAAATTCCAGAATCTGTGGGCCCTTCATCAAGGACTTTTTTCCTTTAGTTACTGACAACTGGATTTTAATACGTGCCATGACGCCTACTGAATTTTGTGTATTCAGCAGAGAGGAATGAGCCTCAAGACATTTCAGAACTCAGCTTCTGCTACATCTTCCCTGAAGAGAAGGTGAGAAATattaagacacatttttcattagaaaagaaGTTTTATTTAGGTACACAGGACAGTGCAGAACAAAAACACTGTTTCACTTGTATCTATAGACACAGCAGCCTTGATTTTCAGCCTTTCAACTCTCCTTAAAGAGAAGTCAGCATGGTCAGAATGTAGAACGCGGACAGGTGACTTAGGTGGAAATATGAAATATAACAGTGATAACCACCCAAATGCAGAGCTTTCAAggttcttgggttttttttaaaggtcgTTTTCCAAGACCGTAATTGGTTCCCATCCTTCAACCTCTGTGGAATAGAAACCAATCATTCTTACCAAATGACATAGCAGAAAGAAcatactgatttttctttagaAGTTTTGAAGAAATGCAGTCATTAGAAAGAATTTACGCCTAGAGCACCACATTATAGAATACCATTAAATTGTCATTCTGGTGCTTTAAAAAGAGCCAACTTGTTAAAGAGGAGCGGATGGCTTCAGTTTTTGTAGGAAACACTTGTGACATTGTggaattctttcttcctcttctggtgAGGCAGGGGGAGGCACTCAAGGCACAAGAAACTTTTATAAATTTCAGGAACTTGAAGAACAATGACTGATCAAACCGCATGCTTTAACTGACAAAGTATTTTTACAGCTAaaaagagaacccagaaacaaTACATTTCACCTAAAGCAGGCAGCACAAACCAACCACGGATTAATATCTATTACATTCCACAAACGACACAATATCATCTTTGCCAACCTTTTCCGAAGGTTTCACTTTACTTGTGAAAAATAGGGCGAAAATGCCAATGACTGCCCAGAAGGAGCCATTTCATCCCAGTGCCATCAGATGAAACCTCAATTACTCACAATTGCacatttcaacatttcttttcaaAAGGTTATTTTGGGAAATTACCGAGACAAGGACCTTTATAATTTCAATCGCCCTAATCATTGCGAGGCAACACTGAACTTGTATTGAACTTGGAAAGTGATCACAACTTACTCCacaataaaaagctaaaaatcatCACTACTTACATGCAGAAACCTATTCATTTGCAGAACTACTCCTTTCTCCACCAAGAGGCTAAATGAGCCTCCCCTCCCTTGCAGAGGaccatttgccttttaaaatcaaattacaGTTGCCCACAAACTAGGATTTATTATAACggtgtgttcatttattcaaatatttacagaatgcCTACTACACGCCAGCCATTGTTTTTCAGGAGCTTGTGATATAGCAATGGGTAAAAACTCCCACCCTCCTAGATCTTCGATTTATCCTGGAGATAAGCAAAAGAAACCAACACGGATGCATTTTAAAAGCTGTGCAACAATCCGCTTCTAAGAGCTGAACAGTTCTCACGGGGCCAATGCCCACGGTGCCCTGCCATCCCACCTTAGCTCATTTTTGGAAAGGAGAGGGTACTCAGAACAGGAAGGAAGCTTCCACACATGAAACACAAACATGCAACCAGACCCGCCGTACAATGGGACGTTTCTCGCATTCTCCCAGGATGACTACAAAGTAGGACAAAGCATCTTACAGGTCAGGTGtatgccctccctccccacattcCAGTGAGGCTGGCTGCAGAGGGGCAATGACTTGGGTTTGGAATAAGATCACTCCTGGTGGCCAGAGAGAAAATAGCGGTCCATGCCAGCTGCCTGATCACTCCAAGctactgcccccaccccaccggcTCTTTTAATTGACTTTTTCAGTCTGACTCTAGGAAATGATGTCAGTTACTCAAAGGAGACGACAGTTCATTCAAAAGTGTGCAAACGTGGTTTCACTAAGTAAGTGTACAGCTGAGACTTACTGTCGGAAGCAGAAGCTTTCCACAAGGGCCACGGGAGCCTCCCTGCCGTGCAGCTCGGTCCCCAGGCATTAGAGCACAGCTTCTTAACCTGGGGTGCGTGGACCACGGTGACCCTTGAAGGTGTATGTAGTGTTGTGTGTATATCTGAGGAGAGGGTCCATAGCTTTAAAGAAtatacttacaaaaaaaaaaaaaaagaatatacttacAAGGGGGGGTTTGTAACCTCCCAAAAGTTTAAGAGCCTCCATATTAGAGGATCTCTGCCTGTCCcttggagaaattaaaagtgGAGCTGGAAACTGCTGTCAGAACAATCAGTCCCAGCCCCAGCTGTAACGCTGGTGTTATGAGTCCTGTTTAGAGGCCTCGTGGTGGTTTATTAGGAAGACACAAGCCAGAAACAAAGTCAGCTACTACTGGCGGTGGTCATTGAGGATCTGTTTGCCCCCTTTTTAAAGCAATGATGACTCCTCATCCTTGGAAATCTGCCATCTCAAAAGTAGTCCTCCCTCTAAGCCAGCAGTGGATGGAGTTAACATTCGTAATAACACATTTTCTCAAGCCAAAATGTATGACCAGACATCCACATCAGACTTAGCGCCATGACTATTCATGGACAGTATCATGTACCCCAAGGCATGGGTTCCCCGAACCCTGCAAGTAAGGTACAAAAGGTGATTGGAGCTCTTTCTGTTCAAAATCACTGTCtgtgttattgttttgtttaagCTTCAGCCTGGGGGACACGTGGCTAAAGAACCTCTGGGAAGAACTGTAACTAGACTCTCAAAACCATCAGCTACAGAAatgatgggaaagagaaaaacaatatggtGTCTCCTGAGAACACAGAGCATTTGCTGGGAGTTTTCTGGAAGGGCCTTCAGTCTGGTCACTCTTCCTCTAGAtacctgcctctgtcttcactgCCTTTTATTAGTCTCTAAACTCCTCAAAGATGAGGACCTGCCTTATTCACATCCTTGTAGCCAGTCACTAGCGTGATGTCCGGGACATCACAGATGTTATTGGAACTCAGAGAGTAGGGATGGGGGGGTGCACAGAGGTTAAGGGCTCTAATTAAAGAATTACATGTGACAGGGCTTAGATAGTCCCTGGTCTCCTAAAATAATGTATCTACTTTTACCACTTCAAACTATAAATTAGGGGCTGTCTATAAAGAAGTTGaggctttttgaaaaaaaaaaaaaaaaaaaggatagcacagaaaaatatatttcagaaatttttcaaatgataaaaagaaaccaGTGTAGAGAACTGCGATGTAACATCTCAGATATAGTGATATAAAAATGCAGCAAAATTGATGATTTAGGTTACTGACATTTCTAAGTCACACTATTATTCAATGGTAATAAATATTATGCAGTAAGAATAATGTAAAACACTGATTGCATCCTGGTTATTTATCATTAGCTTTCCATCTCAGAAACCAACACAGAAGCACAAATAAAATCTGCTTTTGTGAATATTCTGAAAGGTGGAGAGCAGCTTATGTAATTAGATTAGGTAAACAACTGTCCCTAAGAGCCATCCATAAACTTTGAAGTTCCTGAGGATTATCCACTAGCAATGTATTAACTTTCTAAGAATAAAAACAGGGAGGTCCACAGAtgtcatttttaagaattttgtatAAAATGTAAACATAGTGTAGGATCTATTTACATGATCAGAATTGGAAAAAGGTTTTTGATATTCTGGGTCAGCCTTAAATGTTTATGAAACAATGCTTGGGTGATACACTATATACCCATTTGTAACATTTATTCTATAATTCCCCATCAATGCTAGAATGTTCTTCCCAAATGGCCTCAATTTTGACATCACACGattctaaatttaaatgaatttttaaaagatgttcttaaatataaataaactgcGAAGTTGTTCTGGCTCCAAGCACACCCATGCGGCAGATGTCATTTATACGCTCTGATCGTAATAGGCAAAATGTCCCTCACTTTAAACTTTCTGTGTTCTGTGAATTTGTTTAAGTAACATCCTGTCTCAAATGCTTTCGACAACAGAGGACTTCCCTGCAGACAACCTCTTCCAAAGTGATTGGATTAACTTCTTCTGTATGTTCAGCTTTCCCCACTGGGCTCTTTCAGAAGCATTCTTTCCTGTATGGAAGTCAAAATATCCTTTCGATGCTATCTTATTAACGAAGTTCTCAGTCAGAGCAGCACTTGGGTCCACTGCCCTTTGCAGCAGAGGGCATCACGTAGTGGTTAGAGGATCTCGGTTGGTCAAGGTTGACAGGTAGCAGGGTCCAGAGCCTGGTGTACGAGAGTCGAGGCTCCAGCAATTCTTCCAATGTAGGATACTGCCAGGAGCAGATCCACCTATGGGTCCACAGTCAGCCAGTGAATATTTTTCTCATCCAACAGTCACTAGGGCACAGACAAGATTCATATTAAATTATACCCTgacatgtttattattatttcataaaacagaacaaaaaaaactcccaaagtcTTTGCTTTCCAGTAGCTCTGAGGCTCGTTGCACCATCTGTACATAAAGGTGTTTTTCTCTGAGGCACTAAAAGGTCTGTTACTCTTACTAGGATTAGTCTTTCCACCTTCCGTCTGATGACGACGTACACATCTACGTTTGCTGTGGCTTACTTGTCTCCACGTTGTCTCGTAGGAAGTTCATGAACCATCCTCCACAACGTTCTGTTGACCATCGTTTTCACCAGGGACTCAGTAAGACATACTCAATATCTCTGCTGAGAACCATCTACTGCGAACCAGCTGGGTACCTGCCAGAGGTGTTTCAGCCAAAATGAATCCCATGTTGCCCAGGTCACTGATCTGAAGTTCACGGGAAAAAATCATCAGCAAGAAGTATCCAGAAGTCTCTGTCGAGCATTCTGCTCTCCATTATTTATTTTCGTTCCATTGTGTACATTCAAATCTGtcaaaatggaaaacaagtaTTTATGACAGAAGTCCCTCGGCAGGACCCATCGGCACTAATTAACTTCTGCTATAAATCTACCTCCTGGTCTTTGCCTTACCCAGTTAATCTTAGCCTCACTGCAGAGCAGCTGAAGTTGGGTCAGGGCGACAATTAAATCAATAAACTCTCAGTCTCTTTTGTAAGCAATGGAGAATAACAGACAAGACGATCAGCAGTATAGGGAGAAAAGCCagtaaaacaagacaaaaattagCAAGAGTGACATCAGAGAAGAATGCTTGAGCAAGGGGTGGAGTATGAGAAAGACAGAgaatgaggagaaggaagagagcacAGCCTAGATGCTTTCCTTTGGAAATTTGGGGCAGCACCAATGCTTTCACCTCTCTCTCCCAGCACTGAGGGGTTTCACCTAAAACCACACCAGGAAAATGGTTTAACAACGGTGGGCAGGGGTAAAGACCGTCAGTCATTCATAAAAGGCGGCTGCAGAGGTGCTCTGTGGGCTTCCCCAGCTTCCACCCTGAGAGCTAAGCCTACCTTTGAGATCTGCCGTCTGGTCCCCCTGGTCCTCTGCCATCATCTCCACGGGCTCGGGATTTTTGCCATCAACCACGTCCATCTTGATCGTGCCGAGGTTTGTCAGAAGAAGCATGGGGTCAATGCCCTGAcagctgcttttaatattctccaGAACCTTAAGACACTTGTACGACTTGAGTTCACTAATATTCTCCtccaagaaaagaaagtagaggCTCAAGTCGTTGTACCCTTCCGACTTGAAATGCAGAACGTCAAAAGTGGGCAGGATTTCATACACTTTGAGAACATCCGTCTTCTGTCGGAATGGAACAAACAGCGTGTAGACCACCACGGGAGCCAGCACGACATACACCACGAGGTTGATGAAACTGAGCAACTGGAAGATGCCGACGGCAATGAGTTTGCACTGGAACCGATCGGGGACAGTGCTGTCATTTTTCAGGATGCCGGATTTGATGTTGCAGATGAACTCATCCGAGAGGGAGGAGAGGCTAAAGTAATAGCCCAGGTAGACGCCTGCTAACAGTATAATGCTGAGTGACAGCACCCGACAGCTGATGTATGTGACAATTAAATTTTtggagtttttctttgtctttaagtacTGCTCCACAATTGGGTACTTGAAGTGGCTTTCTGATATCTCCCacaaactgaaaagaaacaaataaaaataatttaaaccctTAACCAAGACTGTCAAATAGAAACATATTCAACAGTATCACACCGAAAATCTCCAGTGCCTTCCCTCCCATACTTCTCTACCTGTAACTTCACTAGAGTACCAGGGAAtaaaatcaggttttttttaaaaaaaaaaaaaagaaggaaaagcaataataaaacacTTTCCCCCCTTAATATTTTAAGGAAGGTCTAGTTTATTAAATGTTCTACTTGCAAATTCTTAGAACAACTCCGGGCACCTAGTGAatgttaaatgtttgttaaataaatttgcTAGTTCTTATTCTGCTGCTGTGTTTTTAACCTATATTTATCATTCAAGTGTGTAGAATAAGGTAAAGAAAATTTTTCTAGCCTAACCAGAACACATATGCCTGCTATAGGCGAGCAGCAGAAGGCCAACAGCTGGGTGGGTGTGGGTTTAGCCTGCAGGCCCACAGACCGGGTCCAGGTCCCAGGTCTCCCACCTAAAGCTATAAGACAGTGTttttacctagaaaaaaaaaggggggggggcggatAAATAAATGCCGTTATCTGTAATGATGTTTTGAGGATGAGATAACGTAATTTCGAAAACTCAAGTGTCTGAGctatattaagtatttttaaaaatgagagctaTTAATAATATTGCTATTGTCAATAACAAAAACCGGAGCAAGAACGTGAAAAAAGCAAGGCGCTGTCTACTTGTTCCCCATTTCCCTCCCATCTGCTCTCTGTGCTCAGGGGTCTCTTCACCCTCTGTGCTTCTCCATGAAGGGGTAGGTCAAAGCAACCAGCGCTGCATTTGAGAACATGAGACAGCGATGCTTCACTCCACAAGGGAAGGACTCTTGATGTGACGACAGGTGCTGGGGCAGACAGGTGGGGGTGAGATTTGGGGCAGTGGGCCTTCCTGGCTCCCAGGGGGGGGTCACCAAGTGGATGACAGTTCCCCATGTACTGGTAGTGAGAAGCCTCAGCCCGGATGGCCAGGAGAAGGGCTGCTAATTCATACTCCCAAATCCTGATGGGCTAGCTGCTGGGGGCTAAGTTACCTTTGCCCCAGGTTCTCGTTAACTTCTCGAGCTGGGCAGGCACCGTCTCTCAAGTCCAGGTCACGCACGCTCTTCGCAGCTCTAATTGCGCGGTTGTAAACTTTGTCAAGTTCTTCCATGATAAATTTCAAATCTGAGCAAAGATGAGGAACAGCTGCGAAACGCCAGAACAGGGAGGGAAGGTACAGCAGGATGGCCGCCAGTAACAGGATGtaggggaaaaactgaaaaataggaGAGCGAATCACGGGATCAACAGACCACCCCCTGAAGTAACCGTGCTAAGCGCTGCTAGAGGTTTTCTCATTTTGACACAAAAGTGCACGCCCACATCGCTTGTGAAAGTCAGGCTCCTTACCCAATAACTACTTCTTATGGCTAAATTCACCTGTCCAGGTAATACGTGACGCTGGTAACTACCTTTCCCCCCTCCACTTCGATAGACTTTAATTTGAAATCGTTGGCAACTACATGGTGACACATGGTGTCTCCTCCCTAAttacagaaggaaacaaaaaattaaattgttccCCCTGTCCTTTAGAATAATCCCTTGACAAAATCGCAATTAAGGAACATGTAAATGTCACAGTGGCCTCtgggttcttcttcttctttttttttttttaattgctatggTTTTAGGAGGTCACTAAGGCTTTTAgaactctgttttttttcctctctggaattTGGGAGAATGACAGAAATGCATAACGTTGctcaaaacaaattagaaaaatgttGGCTTCAGTGATCCTGTAATCACCCCGTGAAACAGCTGAAATAAGcaggtaaaattcacaaaatgCAGAACGGACTTCCATAGTGAACAGACCGTGAGGGCCGCCcaacatcctcattttacagccaGATAATCTCAAGCTCGGAGAAGCCAACCACAATGGGTGACAGTCATGAGGGGAGCAACCCGATCTGGATGTATATTCAAAACAAATGAGAGGGGATTCAGAAGTCAGAGAGAGCGAAAAGCATCCAGTAACCAGGTCCGCAGGGCAGTATGGAAAGGCTTAGCCTCAGAGAAGACACAGGAAGCTGCAGCCAGGACAGATCTGAAGTTAAACTCAGCTTAGTGGCCTTCGCAGTGAGGTTGCTGAGCctctgacctcagtttccctatctatcAAATGGTCACGTAATACAGGtgttaaaaagattaaattagataatttacGAAAAATGCTttgcatggtgcctggcatgtcGTAGGCACTAAAACACAGCAGCTAAAACCAACGGAAAGGTTACTGAGTGGGCACGTTATCttcaatcctcacaatgaccctggCAAAGCCGTTGCCAATGGCCTCACTTTGCAAAGAGGACGCCCAGAGCAGTTTCTGGCCACAGAGCACAAAGCTGGTGATAGAGACGGAATATGAAGCTTGACCTTTCTGATCCCAGAACCATGCCTCTTTCACCATAATACACtgcaaattattttacttctctggaaAATTCCTCCCTGCCTTTGGATTGGTCTCTCTCCACAGTTCCTCAGAGTTGTAACAGGAAGAGGCTACGATGGCCTTGAGTTGACACAAAACTCCCACCCCGACCTCTCTGGGAGCCGGCAGCAGACCAAGTAAGAGTGTGACTCTCACTATAGATCAGatgtacagaaaagttgcaaagatggtCCAGCGTGTTCTCGAATAACCCTCATCCAGTTTTCCCCTCTGTTGACATCGGACATCTCCATGGCACACTTGTCAAGACGAAGGAACCATCGTTGGCACATTACCATTAGCTACATTCCAGGCTTTTATTTGGATTTCTCCAGTGTTCCCATTattgtcttctttctgtttcaaGATCCCATCCAGGGTATCCATTGAGTTTTATTGTCACGTCTCCCTAGACACCTTGGTTCTGTGACAgctcctcagtctttccttgtttttttttatgaagaataacgtttttaaatgcataaaataacaCATAAATTCGCAAAGGAAATGGATGATGTTGATATACAGCTGTCACAACATTAAAAGACAAATGTGTATGTGCGTCTTTGTCAACACATTTAATGGGATCTAACAGATGGTCCAACAACACAGTAACTCTGAAGTGATGACGAGTAAAAAATACTCCAAGATAGCTGTGATTTCTGTGGGTGACAGTCACACATGGCACTAATACCACTATAGATTCTTGCCtacttacatacatattttttaatgttaagttttAGCTTGaagtacataaaaaataaagctgcccTCTGTTTTCTTATCCTAGTTCGTGGACTTCCTGATGCTATCATGGAGCCCGCTTTAGGAATCCCTGCCCCAAGGGCAAGAGAAATAGCACAAATGGCTCAGAAACTCCGCAAAGCCCTCACCAACGCAGCTGCTTCCCTTTGGGGTTCTGGCATGGGATGGGGTCCTCAAAACTACTAATCCAATTTGCAAAGAGCTGCTACACAATGACACACACAACAGGCTGTGATTAGCTGCATTTTGGCTACATAATTCATAGTTGGCTACACTGAAACGCAGTGTTCCTTCAATGCTAGTCACTCTGAAGGGTGCCCATTAGTATAAAAATTTAACTGTGTGACGTTGAGTTTGTGCTGCTTCCATAactgaaagaaacagacatttccTTTGGGAACCACAGAGGGAACACTACTTCTAACTTGGGGCTGTGAAATATGTGTATAAGTCACTTTTGGTTCAAAGCTACTTGAATAATAGCATTTTATCTCAAACTGTTCTTTTGAATTAGGAAGTGACTGTTTACAGTCTGTAGCATTTTTTCTAACATGCCAACACGGTGCAATAATTAGCACCAATGAATAGTCCAACACAGCTCACtgcaatttgaaaaatgaatgtttaaaggTATTACGTGAATGTTTAAAGGTGTTTACTTTCTTCTAAAATATCCTTGTACCTTGATCACCTCTAGGGGAATGTAGTTGAATGCCCCGTTTTTTAGTTTTTCTCCATAGTTAaacctcttgtttctttttcatcaaACATAAAAAGGTGATTTGCAGTGAATCTGCAGCAAGATGGCTTTAAAATGAATTCAAATGAAATCAGAATccaaaaaaagcattaaattatAGTCTTTAAAATCCTTTTGCCCAAATAAGGAACATGGAAAAACTACCGAGCTTTATGAGTACATCTGCTGGATGGGAACGGCTTTGTTTCTAAGCTCTGTCTACTCCCAATTAGTTCTGAGATGTTTGTCATCTTTCAAAGCTATGATTGCATGATTCTGTACGATGCCCATGTTAGTTAGTGCTGAGCTATTCCAAAGTTGGTGAAGCTTCTCACAGCAAGGTGAAACCAAGAACTCGGTACACTTTTCAGTCTATCTgccttaaaattttgttttgtttctagaaAGGGTTGTAGTTAGAACAACAGACCCTCCAGATGGCAGGGACCTTGGAGGGGATCCGCCCCAGCCTCCCTCCATGTTCAAATCCCCTCTAGCTCATCTAAGGCAAAGGAGCATCCAATTAGGACTGAACAACTCCTCCCGTGAAATGGATGTGATCATGTCTTATGGGATTAAATGCAGATGGGtaaattcattcaaaaacatCTCCTGGGCACCTGCCAGGTATCAGGCAGTGGGCTGGGAGCATGGCCCCAAAGAGGAAGTGCACAGTTTGCCCCAGGACCACACAGGTCAGGTGGGAATACCAGctaataattaaataatcaaaACGTAAAAGTGATGATCACAAAATATGTAGTACTGAGGGAATAGAGATGTCCttggggaggtgagggaaggcTTTGTAAAAGAGGTAACGTCTGAGCTATGTCTTAAAGTTCAGTGaggcaaaacaacaacaacaaaaaacccataaAGCActattatggggacttccctggtggtgcagaggttaagaatccgcctgccaatgcagaggacacgggttcgagccctagtccaggaagatcccacatgccaccgagcaactaagcccgtgcgccacaactactgagcctgtgctctagagcctgagagccacaactactgagcccatgtgccacaattactgaagcccgtggacctagagcccacgctccacaatgagagaaggcactgcaatgagaagcctgcacaccacaacgaagagtagcccccgctcactgcaactagagaaag is part of the Balaenoptera musculus isolate JJ_BM4_2016_0621 chromosome 8, mBalMus1.pri.v3, whole genome shotgun sequence genome and encodes:
- the PANX1 gene encoding pannexin-1, giving the protein MAIAHLATEYVFSDFLLKEPSEPKFKGLRLELAVDKMVTCIAVGLPLLLISLAFAQEISIGTQISCFSPSSFSWRQASFVDSYCWAAVQQKDSLQGDSGNLPLCLHKFFPYILLLAAILLYLPSLFWRFAAVPHLCSDLKFIMEELDKVYNRAIRAAKSVRDLDLRDGACPAREVNENLGQSLWEISESHFKYPIVEQYLKTKKNSKNLIVTYISCRVLSLSIILLAGVYLGYYFSLSSLSDEFICNIKSGILKNDSTVPDRFQCKLIAVGIFQLLSFINLVVYVVLAPVVVYTLFVPFRQKTDVLKVYEILPTFDVLHFKSEGYNDLSLYFLFLEENISELKSYKCLKVLENIKSSCQGIDPMLLLTNLGTIKMDVVDGKNPEPVEMMAEDQGDQTADLKDLNVHNGTKINNGEQNARQRLLDTSC